In a single window of the Bacillus mycoides genome:
- a CDS encoding ABC transporter permease subunit, with protein MNKQLFLASLKETKKSIFSYATGAALYLWLLIWIFPSMVSAKGLNELISAMPGSVKKIVGMESPIQNVMDFLAGEYYSLLFIIILTIFCVTVATHLIARHVDKGAMAYLLATPVSRMQIAITQAAVLILGLLIIVIVTYVAGILGAEWFLKDNNLNRELFLKINIVGGLIFLVVSAYSFFFSCICNDERKALSYSASLTILFFVLDMVGKLSDKLEWMRNISLFTLFRPKEIAEGTYNIWPVSIGLTAGALCIFIVAIVVFRKRDLPL; from the coding sequence ATGAATAAGCAATTGTTTTTAGCTAGTTTGAAAGAAACGAAAAAAAGTATATTCAGCTATGCTACTGGTGCAGCTCTTTATTTATGGTTATTAATTTGGATATTCCCATCGATGGTTTCAGCCAAAGGTTTAAATGAATTAATAAGTGCCATGCCTGGTAGTGTGAAAAAAATTGTTGGAATGGAAAGTCCGATTCAAAATGTAATGGATTTTTTAGCTGGTGAATATTATAGTCTATTGTTTATTATCATTTTAACAATTTTTTGTGTCACGGTTGCAACGCATTTAATTGCTCGTCATGTAGATAAAGGGGCGATGGCATATTTATTAGCAACACCTGTATCAAGGATGCAAATTGCAATTACACAAGCTGCTGTTCTCATATTGGGGCTACTAATAATTGTAATTGTTACTTATGTAGCTGGTATATTAGGTGCAGAATGGTTTTTAAAAGATAATAACTTAAATCGAGAATTATTTTTGAAAATAAACATAGTCGGAGGGCTTATATTTTTAGTAGTTAGTGCCTATTCATTTTTCTTTTCTTGTATATGTAATGATGAAAGAAAGGCACTTAGCTACTCAGCCAGTTTAACAATCTTATTTTTCGTATTAGATATGGTAGGGAAATTAAGTGATAAGTTAGAGTGGATGAGAAATATATCTTTATTTACATTGTTTCGTCCGAAAGAAATTGCTGAAGGAACATATAATATATGGCCAGTAAGTATAGGCTTAACTGCTGGAGCGCTTTGTATCTTCATAGTAGCAATTGTAGTGTTTAGGAAGAGGGATTTACCGTTGTAA
- a CDS encoding peptide ABC transporter substrate-binding protein, with product MKKKKMKKLTAVVVPVLAMSMALTACSTSGGDKKTSTNSSGDSKSEGKLAAKQVLNRTETNEIPTMDTSKNTDTLGSQILGNTMEGLYRLDKDNKPTPAAAESSTKSEDGKKYTFKLRKDAKWSNGDPVTAKDFVYAWQRLLDPKTAAEYAFIAFPLKNAEAVNKGEKPVTELGAKALDDYTLEVELEQAVPYFLNLVAFPSYYPLNEKFVKEKGDKYGLESDTVVYNGPFVLTDWKHEQGWKLKKNDQYWDKKTVKLDEINYSVVKEQATRVNLYDSGQVDFALLNGEFVDKYRNKKDEFGTYSQVSTYFIRLNQKRGGQDTPLKSKKLREAIALSIDKKNLATVILNDGSQPADFLVPKGLATGPDGKDFQETFKNGLKQDSKKAAAAWEEAKKELGKDQVTIEFLNYDTGNAKKVGEYIKDQIEKNLKGVTVNIKLQPFKQKLKLETEQEYDISFAGWGPDYADPMTFLDMFDSKHSHNQMSFSDPKYDEMIKKAGGELTNDAKKRWEELGKAEKLLLEEDVALVPIYQRGDAYVLQPNIKGIVHHNISPEYSFKWAYVTEKDGK from the coding sequence ATGAAAAAGAAAAAAATGAAAAAACTAACAGCAGTTGTAGTACCGGTTTTAGCAATGAGCATGGCACTAACAGCATGTTCTACATCAGGCGGAGATAAAAAGACAAGCACAAACTCAAGTGGAGATAGCAAGTCAGAGGGGAAATTAGCGGCAAAACAAGTGTTAAATCGAACAGAAACAAATGAAATTCCAACGATGGATACTTCGAAAAATACGGATACACTTGGTTCGCAAATTTTAGGAAATACAATGGAAGGTTTGTATCGCCTAGATAAAGATAATAAGCCAACTCCAGCTGCCGCGGAATCTAGTACGAAAAGTGAAGATGGTAAAAAATATACATTTAAACTACGTAAAGATGCAAAATGGTCAAATGGTGATCCAGTAACTGCGAAAGATTTCGTATATGCATGGCAACGTCTATTAGATCCGAAAACAGCTGCTGAGTATGCGTTTATCGCATTCCCACTAAAAAATGCAGAAGCGGTTAATAAAGGAGAAAAACCTGTAACTGAATTAGGAGCGAAAGCGTTGGATGATTATACGCTTGAAGTTGAATTAGAGCAAGCGGTACCGTACTTCTTAAACTTAGTAGCATTTCCATCGTATTATCCACTAAATGAAAAATTTGTAAAAGAAAAAGGGGATAAATACGGTTTAGAATCTGATACAGTAGTTTATAATGGACCGTTCGTTCTTACTGACTGGAAACATGAGCAAGGTTGGAAGTTGAAGAAAAATGATCAATATTGGGATAAAAAGACTGTAAAATTAGATGAAATTAACTATAGCGTTGTAAAAGAGCAAGCAACTCGTGTGAATTTATATGATAGCGGTCAAGTTGACTTTGCTTTATTAAATGGTGAGTTTGTCGATAAATATAGAAATAAGAAAGATGAGTTTGGAACATATTCACAAGTGAGTACGTATTTCATCCGTCTGAATCAAAAACGTGGTGGACAAGATACACCGTTAAAGAGCAAAAAATTACGTGAAGCAATTGCGTTATCAATTGATAAAAAGAATTTAGCAACTGTTATTTTAAATGATGGCTCACAACCTGCTGATTTCTTAGTACCAAAAGGTTTAGCAACTGGACCGGATGGTAAAGATTTCCAAGAGACATTTAAAAATGGTCTGAAACAAGACTCCAAAAAGGCAGCTGCAGCATGGGAAGAAGCGAAAAAAGAGCTTGGCAAAGATCAAGTTACGATTGAATTTTTAAACTACGATACTGGTAATGCGAAAAAAGTTGGAGAATATATAAAAGATCAAATTGAGAAAAATTTAAAAGGTGTAACAGTAAATATTAAACTTCAGCCATTCAAGCAAAAACTAAAATTAGAAACTGAGCAAGAGTATGATATTTCGTTTGCTGGCTGGGGACCTGACTATGCAGATCCAATGACATTCTTAGATATGTTTGATTCTAAGCATTCTCATAACCAAATGAGCTTCTCTGATCCGAAATATGATGAAATGATCAAAAAAGCGGGCGGTGAATTAACGAATGATGCTAAAAAACGTTGGGAAGAACTAGGAAAAGCAGAGAAATTATTACTTGAAGAGGATGTAGCGCTTGTACCTATATATCAACGTGGAGATGCTTACGTTTTACAACCGAATATAAAAGGCATTGTTCACCATAATATTAGTCCAGAGTATAGCTTTAAATGGGCTTATGTAACTGAGAAAGACGGAAAATAA
- a CDS encoding peptide ABC transporter substrate-binding protein: protein MKRKKMKKLTAVVVPVLAMSVALTACSGSGGEKKTTTTSNSGEEKKSDIKYAAKQVLNRTENQEIPTMDTSKSTDTLGAQILGNTMEGLYRLDKDNKPIPAAAESSTKSEDGKKYTFKLRKDAKWSNGDPVTAKDFVYGWQRLLDKNTAAEYAFIAYYIKNAEAINKGEKPGTELGAKAVDDYTLEVELEKPVPYFLNLLAFPSYYPLNEKFVKEKGDKFGLEADTTVYNGPFVMSSWKHEQGWQLKKNDKYWDNKTVKLEEINYSVVKEVATKVNLYDTGSIDFTLLSGEFVDKYKSNKDEYGEYAESSTFFLRLNQKRNGQDTPLKSKKLREAIALSVDKKGLANVILNNGSKATDQLVPKGLATGPDGKDYQDTFKNGLKQDTKKAAAAWEEAKKELGKDQVTIELLSYDDGTAKKIADYVKDQIEKNLKGVTINTKIQPFKQKLKLESAQDYEISYAGWSPDYADPMTFIDMFESKSPYNQMSYSNPKYDEMVQKAGNELLSDPKKRWEALGKAEKLFLEEDAGLVPLYQTGRSYVMKPNVKGIVKHNISPEYSFKWAYVTEDGGKK from the coding sequence ATGAAGAGAAAAAAGATGAAAAAGTTAACAGCAGTTGTAGTACCAGTTTTAGCGATGAGCGTTGCATTGACAGCGTGCTCTGGGTCAGGTGGAGAGAAGAAAACGACTACTACATCTAATAGTGGGGAAGAAAAAAAATCTGATATTAAATATGCAGCGAAGCAAGTATTAAATCGTACGGAAAACCAAGAAATTCCGACGATGGACACTTCTAAATCTACTGATACGTTAGGGGCACAAATTTTAGGGAACACAATGGAAGGGTTATATCGTCTTGATAAAGATAATAAGCCTATTCCAGCTGCTGCAGAATCAAGTACGAAAAGCGAAGATGGTAAAAAATATACGTTTAAACTGCGTAAAGATGCGAAATGGTCAAATGGAGATCCTGTAACAGCGAAAGATTTCGTATACGGATGGCAGCGCTTACTTGATAAAAACACAGCGGCGGAATATGCGTTTATTGCCTACTATATTAAAAATGCAGAAGCGATTAATAAAGGTGAAAAACCTGGAACTGAATTAGGAGCGAAGGCGGTAGATGATTACACGCTAGAAGTAGAATTAGAAAAACCGGTACCGTACTTCTTAAATTTATTAGCATTCCCGTCATACTATCCATTAAATGAAAAGTTTGTAAAAGAAAAAGGAGATAAGTTTGGTTTAGAAGCAGATACAACGGTGTATAATGGGCCATTCGTTATGTCTTCATGGAAACATGAACAAGGATGGCAGTTGAAGAAAAATGATAAATATTGGGATAATAAGACTGTGAAATTAGAAGAAATTAATTATAGTGTAGTAAAAGAAGTTGCTACGAAAGTAAATTTATATGATACAGGATCAATTGATTTCACACTACTATCAGGAGAGTTTGTAGATAAATATAAATCGAATAAAGATGAATACGGTGAGTATGCAGAATCAAGTACATTCTTCTTACGTTTAAATCAAAAGCGTAACGGACAAGATACACCGTTAAAGAGTAAAAAACTTCGTGAAGCAATTGCATTATCAGTTGATAAAAAAGGTTTAGCAAATGTTATTTTAAATAATGGATCAAAAGCAACAGATCAATTGGTTCCAAAAGGGCTTGCGACAGGACCTGACGGTAAAGATTATCAAGATACGTTTAAAAATGGTCTGAAACAAGATACGAAAAAAGCAGCAGCTGCATGGGAAGAAGCGAAAAAGGAACTTGGAAAAGATCAAGTTACAATTGAATTACTAAGCTATGATGATGGAACTGCGAAAAAGATTGCTGATTATGTTAAAGATCAAATTGAGAAAAATTTAAAAGGTGTAACGATTAATACGAAAATTCAGCCGTTCAAACAAAAATTAAAATTAGAATCAGCGCAAGATTATGAAATCTCTTATGCAGGTTGGAGTCCAGACTATGCGGATCCGATGACATTTATTGATATGTTTGAATCGAAGAGCCCATATAACCAAATGAGTTATTCAAACCCGAAATACGATGAAATGGTACAAAAAGCAGGTAATGAATTACTGTCTGATCCGAAGAAACGTTGGGAAGCGTTAGGGAAAGCAGAAAAATTATTCCTTGAAGAAGATGCTGGATTAGTACCTTTATATCAAACAGGAAGATCATATGTAATGAAACCGAATGTAAAAGGAATTGTGAAACACAACATCAGTCCAGAATATAGCTTTAAGTGGGCGTATGTAACTGAGGATGGCGGAAAGAAATAA
- a CDS encoding peptide ABC transporter substrate-binding protein codes for MKKKMKKFTAVVAPVLAMSMALTACSGSGGEKKTTTTTSNSGEGKNSDIKYAAKQVLNRTETNEIPTMDTSKNTDTLGSQILGNTMEGLYRLDKDNKPIPAAAESSTTSEDGKKYTFKLRKDAKWSNGDPVTAKDFVFAWQRLVDPKTAAEYAFIAYYLKNAEAINQGKAEVSTLGVKAVDDYTLEVELERPVPYFLNLMAFASYYPLNEKFVKEKGDKYGLESDTTVYNGPFVLTDWKHEQGWKLKKNDQYWDKKTVKLDEINYSVVKEGATRVNLYDTGAIDFALLSGEFVDKYRNNKEEFGAYSETSTFYLRLNQKRGGQDTPLKSKKLREAIASSIDKKGLTNVILNDGSKPVDYLVPKGLASGPDGKDFAETFKNGLNQDSKKAAAAWEEAKKELGKDQVTIELLNYDTGNAKKVGEYVKDQIEKNLKGVTVNIKLQPFKQKLKLESEQDYDFSYGGWNPDYADPMTYLDMFETKNSQNQMSYSNSKYDDIINKSKTEWMADAKKRWTELGKAEKLLLEEDVALVPLYQSGRSYVMKPNVKGIVKHNISPEYSFKWAYVEEK; via the coding sequence ATGAAGAAAAAGATGAAGAAGTTCACGGCGGTTGTAGCGCCAGTATTAGCAATGAGCATGGCGTTAACAGCATGTTCAGGATCTGGTGGGGAGAAGAAGACGACTACTACAACGTCTAATAGTGGGGAAGGGAAAAACTCTGATATTAAATACGCAGCAAAGCAAGTATTAAATCGTACAGAAACGAATGAAATTCCGACGATGGATACTTCGAAAAATACAGATACGTTAGGTTCTCAAATTTTAGGAAACACGATGGAAGGGTTATATCGTCTAGATAAAGATAATAAGCCAATTCCAGCTGCGGCAGAATCTAGTACGACAAGCGAGGATGGCAAAAAATATACATTCAAATTACGGAAAGATGCAAAATGGTCAAACGGTGATCCTGTAACAGCGAAAGATTTCGTATTTGCATGGCAACGTCTAGTAGATCCAAAAACAGCTGCTGAGTATGCATTTATTGCATATTATCTTAAAAATGCAGAGGCAATAAATCAAGGGAAAGCAGAAGTTTCTACATTAGGTGTAAAAGCGGTAGATGATTATACACTTGAAGTTGAACTAGAAAGACCAGTACCGTATTTCTTGAATTTAATGGCATTCGCGTCTTACTATCCATTAAATGAAAAATTCGTAAAAGAAAAAGGAGATAAATACGGTTTAGAGTCTGATACGACAGTTTATAATGGACCGTTTGTGCTTACCGATTGGAAACATGAGCAAGGATGGAAATTAAAGAAAAATGATCAGTATTGGGATAAAAAGACAGTGAAGCTGGATGAAATTAATTATAGTGTAGTAAAAGAAGGGGCTACTAGAGTAAATTTATATGATACAGGTGCAATTGATTTCGCACTTTTATCAGGTGAATTTGTTGATAAGTATAGAAACAATAAAGAGGAGTTTGGAGCATATTCAGAAACAAGCACGTTTTACTTACGTTTAAATCAAAAACGAGGTGGGCAAGATACACCGTTAAAGAGCAAAAAATTACGTGAAGCAATTGCATCATCAATTGACAAGAAAGGTTTAACGAATGTAATTCTAAATGACGGTTCAAAACCAGTGGATTACTTAGTACCAAAAGGTTTAGCAAGTGGTCCAGACGGTAAAGATTTTGCAGAAACATTTAAGAATGGTTTAAACCAAGACTCGAAAAAGGCAGCAGCAGCTTGGGAAGAAGCGAAAAAAGAACTTGGAAAAGATCAAGTGACAATAGAGCTATTAAATTATGATACTGGTAATGCGAAAAAAGTTGGGGAGTATGTAAAAGATCAAATTGAAAAGAATTTAAAAGGTGTAACAGTAAATATTAAACTTCAGCCATTTAAGCAAAAACTAAAATTAGAATCAGAACAAGATTATGATTTCTCATATGGCGGCTGGAATCCAGATTATGCGGATCCAATGACATATCTTGATATGTTTGAAACGAAAAATTCGCAGAACCAGATGAGCTATTCAAATTCAAAATATGATGACATTATTAATAAAAGTAAGACGGAATGGATGGCTGATGCAAAAAAACGTTGGACAGAGTTAGGGAAAGCAGAAAAATTGTTACTTGAAGAAGATGTAGCGCTCGTACCTTTATATCAAAGTGGTAGATCATATGTTATGAAACCAAATGTAAAGGGAATTGTGAAACATAATATTAGTCCGGAATATAGTTTCAAATGGGCGTATGTAGAAGAGAAATAA
- a CDS encoding class I SAM-dependent methyltransferase, which produces MKRNTYIDFLAYYGIGSAHPGGFTLTKQLLSQLPLRHGASVLEIGCGTGKTAAYMTKELGYKVTAVEKNEIMIQKAKDRWLFDGLNIQLIQGDVEGLPCLNDSFELVLGESILAFTNKEKVISECYRVLQKDGKLVVIEMITEKHIEKKEEEKIGQLYGMKELLTENEWIHLFQAANFKRITIAGGGTIAETVAGHMEEPEWNVSPFIPEELYEAWVQHEQVLLMYQHILGHRIFICEK; this is translated from the coding sequence ATGAAACGAAACACATACATCGATTTTCTAGCTTACTACGGAATAGGGAGTGCTCATCCTGGTGGTTTTACGTTAACAAAACAATTATTATCTCAATTGCCACTTAGACATGGGGCTAGTGTCCTTGAGATAGGTTGCGGCACGGGGAAAACAGCGGCGTATATGACAAAAGAATTGGGTTATAAAGTGACAGCGGTTGAAAAGAATGAAATTATGATTCAAAAAGCGAAAGATAGATGGTTGTTTGATGGTTTAAATATACAATTGATTCAAGGAGATGTAGAAGGATTACCGTGTTTAAATGATTCATTTGAGCTTGTACTTGGAGAATCTATCCTCGCTTTTACAAATAAAGAAAAGGTTATTTCGGAATGTTATCGTGTATTACAAAAGGATGGAAAGCTTGTTGTCATTGAAATGATTACCGAAAAACATATTGAGAAGAAAGAGGAGGAAAAGATTGGACAGTTATACGGTATGAAAGAATTATTAACTGAGAATGAGTGGATTCATTTATTTCAAGCAGCAAATTTTAAAAGAATTACAATTGCGGGTGGCGGAACTATTGCAGAAACAGTTGCAGGACATATGGAAGAGCCAGAGTGGAATGTATCACCGTTTATTCCGGAAGAATTGTATGAGGCGTGGGTGCAACACGAACAAGTACTGCTTATGTATCAACATATTTTAGGGCATCGCATTTTTATATGTGAGAAATAG
- a CDS encoding VOC family protein, with protein MKINHLNLTVTDVTAAREFLEKYFGLTCGGTTGNGFAVMRDNDGFILTLMKGKEVHYPKTFHVGFPQKNEEQVNKINQRLKKDGFSVEPPKHAHAYTFYVEAPGGYTIEVMC; from the coding sequence TTGAAAATTAATCATCTTAATTTAACAGTTACAGATGTAACAGCTGCTAGAGAATTTTTAGAAAAGTATTTTGGTTTAACTTGTGGTGGAACAACGGGAAATGGCTTCGCAGTTATGCGTGATAATGATGGGTTTATATTAACCTTAATGAAGGGAAAAGAAGTTCATTATCCAAAAACATTTCATGTAGGATTTCCACAAAAAAATGAAGAACAAGTTAATAAAATTAATCAAAGATTGAAGAAAGACGGATTTTCAGTCGAACCGCCTAAACATGCACATGCGTATACGTTTTATGTCGAAGCACCTGGAGGATATACAATTGAAGTGATGTGCTGA
- a CDS encoding vWA domain-containing protein yields the protein MKIRICATFMLFLFICLPFSVFAKGEEAKERVVSLVYDDSGSMRNNDRWKYANYALQSLVALLDEKDKFSYVPMSKPDAPLNISLTKDQRQTEIEGIGAWKTYLNTPFSAVETAMQSIKKEADIDGKREFWLIVLTDGAFNDLEKDKIGGKEQITQKLAQFKKEMDSKKISLHPVLITMEEDLGQQEKLQLNTFKEIWKKEMNGVVMPSSGEDGIVQSVNQVAALVANRDPFSSVESIVKTKIVGKKVEITTPFPLKRMTLVRQSPSLSNYKVMQLSKPLQLQSSFSIHAPGEAKLFGNIVHVSTANQEVIKPGTYTIEVDQDIEKEGLQVLVEPALNYTVSTYDKDDKDRKNVEKMYEGVTAVIEAKPTELPIQTSYFEAEVEIDGKQYPMKWDDKRHVFYYETQVGKALVRGKVHMNIKGFYRQTKEFKIEPAEKPKLTLQAVTKDYEEKVTNLENSKPFILQPQLNGKPMTEEAVKKLLKSTGVTSNQSINYELKQHGSQVYVYPRPYYSDTFNFTDTGTVEATITINDSTLQEVKEKIVLHIENAPFFEKYALIFKFVIPITLLLLIVGIIILGWIVRPRFHRKALLYYEWDQEVAKDWLYQSEPELLKNKWWKHYFGIPFRAERKTVQSVTLIAKKGSKSIFVAKESQVVGMIIDGMFITEEEVGMEHKTLYPNELLVIDRGYGKEIYRYECE from the coding sequence ATGAAAATTCGAATTTGTGCCACGTTCATGCTGTTTCTATTTATATGTTTACCTTTTTCAGTTTTTGCAAAAGGAGAGGAGGCAAAGGAAAGGGTCGTTTCACTTGTATATGATGATTCGGGCAGCATGAGAAATAACGATCGCTGGAAGTATGCCAATTACGCCTTGCAAAGTTTAGTTGCGCTATTAGATGAGAAAGATAAATTTTCTTACGTTCCAATGAGTAAGCCGGATGCTCCATTAAACATTTCATTAACAAAGGATCAAAGGCAAACAGAAATTGAGGGGATTGGGGCGTGGAAAACATATTTAAATACTCCATTTAGCGCAGTAGAAACGGCGATGCAATCTATAAAAAAGGAAGCAGATATAGATGGGAAACGTGAATTTTGGCTTATTGTATTAACTGACGGGGCATTTAATGATTTGGAGAAAGATAAGATTGGCGGAAAAGAACAAATTACACAGAAGTTAGCGCAGTTTAAGAAAGAAATGGATTCGAAAAAGATCTCTTTACATCCAGTTTTAATCACGATGGAAGAGGATTTAGGGCAGCAAGAGAAGCTGCAGTTAAATACGTTTAAAGAGATTTGGAAAAAAGAAATGAATGGAGTTGTCATGCCGTCTAGCGGTGAGGATGGTATTGTACAAAGTGTGAATCAAGTGGCAGCATTAGTTGCAAATCGTGATCCATTTTCTTCTGTTGAGTCGATTGTCAAAACGAAAATAGTAGGGAAAAAAGTAGAGATTACAACACCGTTTCCATTAAAGCGTATGACGCTTGTACGACAATCACCTTCTTTGTCTAATTATAAAGTTATGCAACTTTCCAAACCGTTACAATTGCAGTCTTCTTTTTCTATACATGCACCAGGAGAAGCTAAATTATTCGGAAATATAGTGCATGTAAGTACAGCGAACCAGGAAGTGATTAAGCCAGGGACATATACGATAGAAGTGGATCAGGACATTGAGAAAGAGGGATTACAAGTACTTGTTGAACCAGCGCTTAATTATACTGTTTCTACGTACGACAAAGATGATAAAGATAGAAAAAATGTTGAGAAAATGTATGAAGGTGTGACAGCTGTTATTGAAGCGAAACCTACTGAATTACCAATTCAAACTTCTTATTTCGAAGCAGAAGTAGAAATAGATGGAAAGCAGTATCCGATGAAGTGGGATGATAAAAGACATGTGTTTTATTACGAGACACAGGTTGGTAAAGCGTTAGTACGCGGGAAAGTCCATATGAATATAAAGGGATTTTATAGACAGACGAAAGAATTCAAGATTGAACCAGCTGAAAAACCAAAATTAACACTTCAAGCTGTTACGAAAGATTATGAAGAAAAGGTAACAAATTTAGAAAATAGTAAACCATTTATTTTACAGCCCCAGTTAAATGGTAAACCGATGACAGAAGAGGCTGTAAAGAAACTATTAAAATCTACTGGTGTCACATCGAATCAATCGATCAACTATGAATTAAAACAGCATGGTAGTCAAGTTTATGTTTATCCTCGACCTTATTACTCCGACACATTCAATTTTACAGATACCGGCACCGTAGAGGCTACCATCACGATCAATGATTCAACATTACAAGAAGTAAAGGAAAAGATCGTACTGCACATTGAAAATGCGCCGTTTTTTGAGAAGTATGCGCTCATTTTTAAATTTGTAATTCCTATCACTTTATTACTTTTAATAGTAGGAATTATTATTTTAGGATGGATTGTTCGTCCGAGATTTCATAGGAAAGCATTACTATATTACGAATGGGATCAAGAAGTAGCGAAAGATTGGCTTTATCAATCTGAACCAGAGTTACTTAAAAATAAATGGTGGAAGCACTATTTTGGCATTCCATTCCGAGCAGAAAGAAAGACTGTGCAATCTGTAACATTAATAGCGAAAAAAGGATCGAAATCTATATTTGTAGCGAAAGAATCGCAAGTGGTTGGGATGATTATTGATGGGATGTTTATAACAGAGGAAGAGGTAGGAATGGAGCATAAGACGTTGTATCCAAATGAACTTTTAGTAATTGATAGAGGATATGGTAAGGAGATTTACCGGTACGAATGTGAATAG